The following coding sequences lie in one Paraflavitalea devenefica genomic window:
- a CDS encoding response regulator transcription factor, whose translation MKILIADDHAIVRKGLKQILLEGYPFASVEECSSAEELINKAITGKWDVVITDISMPGRSGLDALQQIHSALPKLPILILSMHPEEQYAIRALKAGASGYCSKDFAEEELVTAIQKILAGKKYITPTLAETLLTQSELNPVLHERLSDREFDVFQLLASGKSVSEIADLLSLGSTTISTYRARILEKMNLKNNTDIIRYALDNKLI comes from the coding sequence ATGAAGATATTGATTGCTGATGACCATGCCATCGTGCGAAAAGGACTGAAACAGATATTGCTGGAAGGGTATCCTTTTGCCAGCGTGGAAGAATGTTCCAGCGCAGAAGAACTGATCAATAAAGCCATCACCGGTAAGTGGGACGTGGTGATCACCGATATCTCGATGCCGGGGCGCAGCGGCCTCGATGCCCTGCAGCAGATACACTCCGCCCTTCCCAAGCTACCCATCCTGATACTTAGTATGCACCCGGAAGAACAATATGCTATCCGCGCATTGAAAGCAGGTGCATCGGGTTATTGCAGTAAAGATTTTGCAGAAGAAGAACTGGTTACCGCCATTCAAAAGATACTGGCAGGCAAAAAATATATTACGCCCACCCTGGCAGAAACCTTACTTACACAATCAGAATTAAACCCTGTTTTGCACGAACGTCTTTCCGACAGGGAGTTTGATGTATTCCAACTCCTGGCTTCCGGGAAGTCAGTATCTGAAATTGCAGACTTGCTTTCCTTAGGTTCCACCACGATCAGTACATACCGGGCACGTATTTTAGAAAAAATGAACCTGAAAAATAATACCGATATTATCCGGTATGCGCTCGACAATAAGCTGATCTAA
- a CDS encoding response regulator transcription factor → MSVEKLTVLIVDDSAQLRTRLNAILHEISCIAPVLNAGNYQEACSVLENTGIHLAVLDIGLPDRSGIELLKFINQQYPATKVIIVSNYANYDYRKVCLLAGAVRFFDKSHEFDQLAGAIEQLCKELLTTND, encoded by the coding sequence ATGAGTGTCGAAAAATTAACGGTATTGATCGTTGACGATTCAGCTCAACTCAGGACCCGGCTTAACGCTATCCTGCATGAAATTTCCTGTATTGCGCCGGTTTTAAATGCCGGCAATTACCAGGAAGCCTGCAGCGTACTTGAGAACACAGGCATCCATCTTGCGGTGCTTGATATCGGGTTGCCAGACAGAAGTGGCATTGAACTGCTGAAGTTTATTAATCAACAATACCCGGCCACCAAAGTGATCATCGTAAGCAATTATGCCAATTATGATTACCGGAAAGTTTGTTTGCTGGCGGGCGCTGTCCGGTTCTTTGATAAGTCGCATGAGTTTGACCAACTGGCCGGCGCCATAGAACAACTTTGTAAAGAGCTATTAACAACCAATGACTAA
- a CDS encoding sensor histidine kinase, with translation MVPSNKHIECLINAMHEIGISHKKNLLNLVSRAIVQAREQEREEIARELHDNINQLIMASKLMIDTARKEEHQRQALLKKSAATLEEVIHEIRKLSGSMATPHIKDFCLLEAIDQLVCTISSCKNMRIVLKYDRMIESLLDLEQKKQVYRIIQEQFNNIIKHAAASKAVLLIEYRKDTIRIKIKDNGVGFDLTQKRNGIGLANIGKRVALLKGDLNILSAINQGSTLDVWFRVHAA, from the coding sequence ATGGTACCCTCGAACAAGCACATAGAATGCCTCATCAACGCAATGCATGAAATTGGTATTTCGCATAAAAAGAACCTGCTGAACCTTGTTTCCCGGGCTATCGTCCAGGCCCGGGAACAGGAGCGGGAAGAAATAGCCAGGGAATTGCATGACAACATTAATCAACTCATCATGGCCTCCAAACTGATGATTGATACGGCCAGGAAAGAAGAGCATCAACGCCAGGCCCTCCTGAAAAAAAGCGCCGCCACACTGGAGGAAGTAATCCATGAGATACGCAAGCTTTCGGGCTCCATGGCCACTCCCCACATCAAGGATTTTTGTTTACTGGAAGCTATTGATCAACTCGTCTGCACTATTTCCTCGTGTAAAAACATGCGCATTGTTTTAAAGTACGACAGAATGATTGAAAGCCTGCTGGACCTGGAGCAAAAGAAGCAAGTATACAGGATCATACAGGAGCAATTCAACAATATCATCAAACACGCGGCAGCCTCCAAAGCTGTATTGTTAATAGAATACAGAAAAGACACCATCAGAATAAAGATAAAAGACAATGGCGTTGGCTTCGACCTGACCCAAAAAAGAAATGGCATTGGTCTTGCCAATATTGGAAAACGGGTAGCCCTGTTAAAAGGAGACCTCAATATTCTCTCTGCTATCAACCAGGGCTCCACGCTGGATGTGTGGTTCAGGGTACATGCTGCCTGA
- a CDS encoding DUF4159 domain-containing protein, whose translation MYPGNKFTFSRLKYRSGDWDTDQRMPSNLLNSLVEYTTIPVNPQERIIELGSEDIFSAPFCYLSGHKLVQFDAREQANFKKYVQNGGFVFVDDCNHDIDGLFAKSFEAQMTATFGPQALKKIPNTHELYRSFFTFEKGPPPTSFELNGWGDDLVHDYLKAIEVNGRMGVLYSNKDYGCEWDYDFRNKRFMAEDNTKFGLNIILYAMQA comes from the coding sequence ATGTATCCAGGCAACAAGTTTACTTTCTCCCGTTTAAAATACCGTTCCGGCGACTGGGATACCGACCAACGCATGCCTTCAAATTTATTGAACTCACTGGTGGAGTACACTACCATTCCTGTAAATCCGCAGGAGCGGATCATAGAGCTGGGCAGTGAGGATATCTTTTCCGCCCCCTTCTGTTACCTCAGCGGCCACAAGCTGGTGCAGTTTGATGCCCGGGAGCAGGCCAACTTTAAAAAATATGTGCAGAATGGCGGTTTTGTGTTTGTGGATGACTGTAACCATGACATTGATGGCTTATTTGCCAAATCCTTCGAAGCGCAGATGACCGCTACCTTTGGTCCGCAGGCGCTTAAAAAAATACCCAATACGCATGAGCTATACCGGTCTTTTTTCACCTTTGAAAAAGGGCCTCCGCCTACTTCTTTTGAACTGAACGGATGGGGCGATGACCTGGTGCATGATTACCTCAAGGCCATTGAGGTCAACGGCCGTATGGGAGTGCTGTACAGTAACAAGGATTATGGCTGTGAGTGGGACTACGATTTCCGCAACAAGCGGTTCATGGCGGAAGACAATACGAAGTTTGGCCTGAATATCATTCTCTATGCCATGCAGGCATAA
- a CDS encoding AAA family ATPase produces MTLVLTATKISDLLQKLSLLKQEIQKVIVGQDEVLEELLVALLAGGHCLLEGVPGLAKTLMVRTLSQALHLSFRRIQFTPDLMPTDIIGTEILEEDPVTGKRLFIFTKGPLFANILLADEINRTPPKTQSALLEAMQEFEVTYAGKTYHLDRPFFILATQNPIEQAGTYPLPEAQLDRFLLYVKIGYPSEKEEIEILSNTTGIKKPAVNAIVSGEEILQLQGLVREVTINDDLTAYAGQLVRATRPDTTTANYVKEWVRWGAGPRAGQALILTAKARALLHGRYAVTEADIHTMAYPVLRHRILMNFKADAERITPDMVTATLLKVIERPKAL; encoded by the coding sequence TTGACCTTGGTATTAACAGCAACAAAGATCAGCGACCTGCTGCAAAAGTTATCTTTACTCAAGCAAGAGATCCAAAAAGTTATTGTTGGACAGGATGAAGTGCTGGAAGAGCTACTGGTAGCCTTACTGGCCGGCGGCCATTGCCTGCTGGAAGGGGTGCCGGGCCTGGCCAAAACATTGATGGTACGCACCCTCTCGCAGGCATTGCACCTTAGTTTCCGCCGCATCCAGTTTACCCCCGACCTGATGCCTACCGATATTATTGGCACGGAAATACTGGAAGAAGACCCTGTTACAGGCAAGCGGCTCTTTATTTTCACCAAGGGCCCGCTGTTTGCCAATATCCTGCTGGCAGATGAGATCAACCGCACACCACCCAAGACCCAGTCGGCCCTGCTGGAAGCCATGCAGGAGTTTGAGGTTACTTATGCGGGCAAAACGTATCACCTGGACCGTCCCTTTTTTATACTGGCTACCCAGAACCCCATTGAGCAGGCCGGCACTTATCCCCTGCCCGAAGCGCAACTGGACCGGTTCTTATTGTATGTAAAGATCGGTTACCCTTCAGAAAAGGAAGAGATAGAGATACTGAGCAATACCACGGGTATAAAGAAACCTGCTGTAAACGCTATTGTAAGCGGCGAAGAGATCCTGCAACTGCAAGGCCTGGTGCGGGAGGTAACGATCAATGATGACCTCACCGCCTATGCGGGTCAGCTCGTACGGGCTACGAGGCCCGATACCACTACAGCTAATTATGTGAAGGAGTGGGTACGCTGGGGCGCGGGCCCGCGTGCCGGACAGGCGCTGATACTGACCGCCAAGGCAAGGGCCTTGCTGCATGGCCGTTATGCCGTAACGGAGGCTGATATTCACACGATGGCTTACCCGGTATTGCGTCACCGTATATTGATGAATTTTAAAGCAGATGCAGAAAGAATAACGCCCGATATGGTCACTGCCACTTTATTGAAGGTTATTGAACGGCCGAAGGCGTTGTAG
- a CDS encoding DUF58 domain-containing protein, producing the protein MSLRNLSLAAKTTIDGFMTGANKSAIKGTGMEFSQYRSYMPGDDLRWMDWKLYARSDRYYIRESESETNISIRLLVDASASMDHRDGDHTKMEYARYLAACLAWLANMQGDAVGLYMLREDGIFSLAARQGFQHLNRLFYQLEQAGPKGHFTQPIYYKDIYAGGQSRELLVFITDMYQQQDELYKLLDLLGALRHEIIVLHLMGRNELELDYTGYTTLEDLETGATIPINAGELKEAYSQRLAQYLDDTRKALLGRNVWYRLMITDEPVDQALRDFLQARVRS; encoded by the coding sequence TTGTCACTGAGAAATTTATCGCTGGCGGCCAAAACCACCATTGATGGTTTTATGACGGGCGCCAATAAAAGCGCCATCAAAGGTACCGGCATGGAGTTTAGCCAATACCGCAGTTATATGCCGGGCGATGACCTGCGCTGGATGGACTGGAAGTTATATGCCCGCAGCGACCGTTATTATATCCGGGAATCTGAATCAGAAACGAATATCAGTATACGGCTGCTGGTAGATGCCAGCGCCTCGATGGACCATCGTGATGGCGACCATACAAAGATGGAGTATGCCCGTTACCTCGCCGCCTGCCTCGCCTGGCTGGCCAATATGCAAGGGGATGCGGTAGGTTTATATATGCTGCGGGAAGATGGGATTTTCTCCCTGGCGGCCCGCCAGGGATTTCAGCACCTCAACAGGCTTTTTTACCAGCTTGAACAAGCCGGCCCCAAAGGCCATTTCACACAACCTATTTATTACAAAGACATTTATGCCGGCGGACAAAGCAGGGAATTGCTGGTATTCATTACGGATATGTACCAGCAGCAGGATGAGCTATATAAACTGCTGGACTTGCTGGGCGCCCTGCGCCATGAGATCATTGTGCTGCACCTGATGGGGCGTAATGAGCTGGAACTGGATTATACCGGCTATACCACACTCGAAGACCTGGAAACAGGCGCTACGATACCGATCAATGCCGGTGAGCTGAAAGAAGCGTACAGCCAACGGCTGGCGCAATACCTGGATGATACCCGGAAAGCATTACTGGGCCGTAATGTATGGTACCGGCTGATGATCACCGATGAACCGGTGGACCAGGCGTTGCGTGATTTTTTACAGGCGAGAGTTAGGAGTTAG
- a CDS encoding BatA domain-containing protein, whose amino-acid sequence MLQLLYPIALLAGAAVMIPVLVHLWHVRKGKTRRVGSIALLTTPSRQRARNLRITNWPLFLLRCLLLLLLALLLAKPVWITERSQSKQAGWILIPQAQLKTAYAQYRPQIDSLLAAGLELHNFSTGFKQLQLKDSIQPIGIMDGCLPGDTYEAVVSRWSLLKVLDANLPPSFPLHVFINNRLSPYHGDRPVTHLNLYWHSFSQGDSIIESPVLSYVTTDGKIKNIARVTTPQGNYYQEEKAGALFTTTPDTSIIRVAIYAGKNTADARYVKAAIQAIGTFTGKRIDITTPANGQFPSAPQNLIVRLEEYPDTTLLSYTTPEGILFQYDTGAVVSTTSWLQQGASIAGEGRRPTIYRYVTGPVQGTPVWTLANGIPILTVEEQEGKRMYHYKSRFNPAWGDLVWEDGFVKTWLPLVIQLPANDVQGDLRKIDDRMVVPVDTAIGSRQSAISNPQSSIASLVWMMAFIVLSIERLLTYRQAQRMQDA is encoded by the coding sequence TTGCTGCAATTATTATATCCGATAGCATTGTTGGCCGGGGCAGCGGTAATGATACCGGTGCTGGTGCACCTGTGGCATGTACGCAAGGGAAAAACGCGGCGGGTGGGCAGTATTGCTTTGCTCACTACCCCTTCACGCCAGCGTGCCAGGAACCTGCGCATTACCAACTGGCCTTTGTTCCTGTTGCGTTGCTTATTGTTGTTGTTACTGGCATTGCTGCTGGCCAAACCTGTATGGATCACTGAACGCAGCCAATCGAAGCAAGCGGGCTGGATACTGATACCCCAGGCGCAATTGAAGACGGCCTATGCACAGTATCGACCACAAATAGATTCTTTACTGGCTGCAGGGCTGGAGCTACATAATTTTTCTACCGGGTTTAAGCAACTACAATTAAAGGATAGTATTCAGCCCATCGGCATTATGGATGGCTGCTTACCCGGCGATACTTATGAAGCCGTAGTATCGCGCTGGTCACTGTTAAAAGTGCTGGATGCCAACCTGCCTCCCTCCTTTCCCCTGCATGTGTTTATCAATAACCGGTTGTCGCCCTATCACGGCGACAGGCCCGTTACCCACCTCAACTTATATTGGCATAGTTTTTCACAAGGCGATAGCATTATAGAATCCCCCGTTCTTTCTTATGTGACGACGGATGGAAAGATAAAAAATATAGCAAGGGTGACCACACCACAAGGGAATTATTACCAGGAAGAAAAGGCAGGCGCCCTTTTCACCACAACGCCTGATACTTCTATCATCCGCGTGGCTATTTATGCAGGGAAAAATACCGCCGATGCCCGGTATGTAAAAGCAGCCATACAGGCTATTGGAACGTTCACCGGCAAAAGAATAGACATCACTACACCCGCTAACGGACAATTTCCATCAGCTCCGCAAAACCTTATTGTCCGGTTGGAGGAATACCCCGACACAACCCTGTTGTCTTATACTACCCCGGAAGGCATATTATTTCAATATGATACAGGTGCTGTTGTGTCTACCACTTCCTGGCTACAGCAGGGCGCCTCCATAGCCGGTGAAGGCAGGCGCCCTACCATATACCGGTATGTAACCGGCCCTGTACAGGGCACACCGGTGTGGACATTGGCCAACGGTATCCCTATACTGACAGTAGAGGAACAGGAAGGGAAACGGATGTATCATTATAAAAGCCGTTTTAATCCTGCCTGGGGCGACCTGGTATGGGAAGATGGTTTTGTAAAAACATGGCTGCCTCTGGTGATTCAGCTACCTGCTAATGATGTACAGGGCGACCTGCGGAAGATTGATGACCGGATGGTGGTGCCTGTGGACACGGCAATCGGCAGTCGGCAATCGGCAATCAGCAATCCGCAGTCGTCAATAGCTTCCCTGGTATGGATGATGGCATTTATAGTATTAAGCATTGAACGGCTATTGACCTACCGGCAAGCACAACGTATGCAAGATGCCTGA
- a CDS encoding DUF4175 domain-containing protein, which yields MPEQDHAHIIHALTSKWSRNNLAASLLKALAPAWLMAVAAYYIFQWPAWAVVVLFIAIAVLSFWLQPSRRLTPADISSYLNRTYPELEESAQLLLLPTQSLSLLQQMQVQKIAPVLANIPEPPGMWEPLNKAWLLLTGAVVASILVFILSLFLTANRQDADKVLSSATANHHETVLAGIASFHIQVTPPAYTRNKSRQQQQFALKVEAGSEVRWEIHTNQKVPTLQLVLNNKDSIRFAPLDKDSTTWTLQRPISEPGFYQVSLAGQASQLYTLEVIPDLPVHISIVTPQQYTTIDPGRAPLARLAVQLTDDYGIKSAGIIATKASGKGESVSFKEQQLSFPVSFDGRRQMSLQQVLDLRALGLQAGDELYFYVKALDNHGQESRSDMYFISLPDTAELLSMSGMESGINQMPEYFRSQRQIIIDIEKLLQQQATLPKDSFNLRSNVLGDDQKLLRLRYGKFLGEEWESGGHHPGDGHDHGQEEQEEEKDIAPGDAAALMDQYAHKHDNAEDATYFEPEQKARLKAILTEMWSSELQLRTYYPREALPYAYKALRLLKEMQQRSRAYVGKTSIRMPPLKPEKRLTGELDKITAPHNQKDKAARDETEPILQQALLVLEAYKRNKTIAPEDWPLLMSAEKKISEKAVRAPADYLPALNALRKITQEPGKVDKATIAKVQGALQKMIKAGALLPQKTGHTADGELPAYYFKQLNSSK from the coding sequence ATGCCTGAACAAGATCATGCACATATCATTCATGCACTTACCAGCAAGTGGAGCAGGAATAACCTGGCCGCATCGCTGTTGAAAGCATTAGCCCCTGCCTGGCTGATGGCTGTAGCCGCTTATTATATTTTCCAGTGGCCTGCATGGGCTGTTGTTGTCCTCTTCATCGCCATTGCCGTCCTGAGCTTCTGGCTGCAGCCTTCCCGCCGCCTCACACCTGCCGATATTTCCAGCTATTTAAACCGCACTTACCCGGAACTGGAAGAAAGCGCGCAATTATTGCTGCTACCAACGCAATCACTGAGCCTCCTGCAACAAATGCAGGTGCAAAAGATAGCGCCCGTACTGGCCAATATACCAGAACCGCCCGGGATGTGGGAACCGTTGAACAAAGCATGGCTCCTGTTAACAGGCGCCGTGGTTGCGAGTATATTGGTTTTTATATTGTCTCTTTTCCTGACGGCCAATCGGCAAGATGCTGATAAGGTCCTCTCTTCTGCTACAGCCAACCATCACGAAACGGTGTTAGCCGGTATTGCCTCCTTTCACATACAGGTTACGCCACCTGCTTATACCCGTAATAAAAGCAGGCAGCAGCAACAGTTTGCCCTGAAAGTGGAAGCAGGCAGTGAGGTACGCTGGGAGATACATACCAATCAAAAGGTACCCACCTTGCAACTGGTGCTGAACAATAAGGATTCTATCCGCTTTGCACCGCTTGACAAGGATAGTACCACCTGGACCCTACAAAGACCTATCAGTGAGCCAGGCTTTTACCAGGTAAGCCTGGCAGGCCAGGCCTCCCAGCTTTATACACTGGAAGTAATTCCTGACCTGCCGGTCCATATCAGTATTGTTACACCACAACAATACACCACTATTGATCCCGGCCGTGCGCCACTGGCCCGGCTTGCCGTACAACTTACCGATGATTATGGCATTAAAAGCGCCGGCATTATAGCTACGAAGGCCAGTGGTAAAGGAGAAAGCGTCAGCTTTAAAGAGCAGCAACTCTCCTTTCCGGTAAGCTTTGATGGCCGCCGGCAGATGAGCCTGCAACAAGTGCTGGACCTGCGGGCACTTGGCCTTCAGGCAGGTGATGAACTGTATTTTTATGTGAAAGCGCTGGACAATCATGGACAGGAAAGCCGGTCGGATATGTATTTCATTTCCTTGCCCGATACAGCGGAACTACTGAGTATGTCGGGCATGGAATCGGGCATCAACCAGATGCCGGAATATTTCAGGAGCCAGCGGCAGATTATTATAGATATAGAAAAGTTGTTACAGCAGCAGGCTACCCTGCCCAAAGACAGTTTTAACCTGCGCAGTAATGTGCTGGGCGATGACCAGAAGTTGTTGCGCCTGCGCTATGGTAAGTTCCTGGGTGAAGAATGGGAAAGCGGCGGCCATCATCCCGGCGACGGACATGATCATGGACAGGAGGAGCAGGAGGAGGAAAAAGACATTGCTCCCGGTGATGCTGCAGCACTCATGGACCAATATGCACACAAGCACGATAATGCAGAAGATGCCACTTATTTTGAACCGGAACAGAAAGCCCGGTTGAAAGCAATACTGACGGAGATGTGGAGCAGTGAACTGCAATTAAGGACTTATTATCCACGCGAAGCGCTCCCCTATGCTTATAAGGCATTGCGCTTATTGAAAGAGATGCAACAAAGATCGAGGGCTTATGTAGGCAAAACCTCGATCAGGATGCCGCCCCTGAAGCCGGAAAAAAGATTGACGGGAGAGCTGGACAAGATAACCGCTCCCCACAACCAGAAAGATAAAGCAGCCCGTGACGAAACGGAGCCAATATTGCAGCAGGCGCTGTTGGTACTGGAAGCCTATAAACGCAATAAAACAATAGCGCCTGAAGACTGGCCCCTGTTGATGAGTGCTGAAAAGAAGATCAGTGAAAAAGCGGTGCGGGCGCCGGCGGATTACCTGCCTGCCCTGAACGCCCTGCGCAAGATCACCCAGGAGCCGGGCAAGGTAGATAAAGCAACGATTGCCAAAGTGCAGGGAGCGCTGCAAAAGATGATCAAAGCAGGCGCCTTGTTGCCGCAAAAAACCGGCCATACCGCCGATGGTGAATTGCCGGCGTATTATTTTAAGCAGTTAAACAGTAGTAAGTAA
- a CDS encoding TldD/PmbA family protein yields the protein MKRKDFIYYTGMGLGSLLLPKMPAFGREIDPAAALQGIDASVKKELADVALNAARAKGASYADVRIGRYLRQFVSTRDKRVQGVANTENYGVGIRVLVNGAWGFAATHTVTKDAIAKAAEQAVGVAKANARIQGEPVQLSPQKGYGEVSWKAPIEINAFEVPIKEKVDLLLQVNDIALQNGASFVTAVISAVNEQKYFASTDGSYIDQDIHRIYPTFNVTKIDRAAGKFMQRNALSAPMGMGYEYMHARPQDKLSGIVTRYKDRYDILEDVRNATKDVDEKLKAKSVEPGKYDLVLDPSHLWLTIHESVGHPTELDRVLGYEANYAGTSFLTLDKWQSKKFNFGNKLVNIVADKMQQGSLGAVGWDDEGVKCKEWDLIKDGVLVNYQAIRDQAHIIGLKESQGCCYSQGWDDIQFQRMPNVSLRPGKQKLSVDDLIKDVEKGIYIIGDGSYSIDQQRYNFQFGGQTFYEISKGKIVGMLNDVAYQSNTQEFWNSCAAICDANDYRLGGSFNDGKGQPSQSSAVSHGSSTTRFNGVNVINTARKIG from the coding sequence TTGAAACGGAAAGATTTTATTTACTACACGGGAATGGGCCTGGGCTCGCTCCTGCTTCCCAAGATGCCGGCCTTCGGGCGGGAGATTGACCCGGCAGCAGCGCTGCAGGGTATTGATGCATCTGTTAAAAAAGAACTGGCCGATGTGGCCCTGAATGCTGCCCGGGCCAAAGGCGCCAGCTATGCCGATGTGCGCATCGGCCGTTACCTGCGGCAGTTTGTGTCTACCCGCGACAAACGCGTACAGGGTGTAGCCAATACCGAAAATTATGGCGTTGGCATCCGCGTACTGGTGAACGGCGCCTGGGGTTTTGCCGCTACGCACACCGTAACGAAAGACGCTATTGCCAAAGCGGCAGAGCAGGCGGTAGGTGTTGCCAAAGCCAATGCAAGAATACAGGGTGAACCGGTTCAACTGTCGCCGCAGAAAGGTTATGGTGAAGTAAGCTGGAAGGCCCCTATTGAGATCAATGCCTTTGAAGTGCCCATCAAAGAAAAAGTAGACCTGTTGCTGCAGGTAAATGATATTGCCCTGCAAAATGGTGCCAGCTTTGTAACCGCCGTAATCTCGGCAGTGAATGAGCAAAAGTATTTTGCATCTACCGATGGCTCGTATATTGACCAGGATATACACCGCATTTATCCCACTTTCAATGTTACGAAGATAGACCGCGCTGCCGGCAAGTTCATGCAACGCAATGCCCTGAGTGCCCCCATGGGTATGGGTTATGAATATATGCATGCCCGCCCGCAGGATAAGCTCTCCGGCATTGTAACCCGGTATAAGGACCGGTATGATATACTGGAAGATGTAAGGAATGCCACGAAGGATGTAGACGAGAAGCTGAAAGCAAAATCAGTGGAGCCCGGAAAGTACGACCTGGTACTTGACCCTTCGCACCTTTGGTTAACGATCCATGAATCGGTAGGCCATCCCACAGAACTGGACCGTGTATTGGGCTATGAGGCCAATTATGCCGGCACCAGCTTCCTCACCCTCGATAAATGGCAATCCAAAAAATTCAATTTCGGCAATAAGCTGGTCAATATTGTAGCTGATAAGATGCAGCAGGGATCACTCGGCGCTGTGGGCTGGGATGATGAAGGCGTGAAATGTAAAGAGTGGGACCTGATCAAAGACGGCGTTCTTGTGAACTACCAGGCCATCCGCGACCAGGCCCATATTATTGGCCTGAAAGAATCGCAGGGCTGCTGTTACTCACAAGGCTGGGATGATATACAATTCCAGCGGATGCCGAACGTGTCCCTGCGTCCCGGCAAACAAAAGCTGAGCGTCGATGACCTGATCAAGGATGTAGAGAAAGGCATTTATATTATTGGGGATGGCTCCTACTCTATTGATCAGCAGCGTTACAATTTCCAGTTTGGCGGGCAAACATTTTATGAGATTTCGAAAGGAAAGATCGTGGGCATGTTGAATGATGTGGCTTACCAGTCTAACACCCAGGAGTTCTGGAATTCCTGTGCCGCCATTTGCGATGCCAATGATTACCGCCTGGGCGGATCTTTCAATGACGGTAAGGGGCAGCCCAGTCAAAGCAGCGCCGTATCGCATGGCAGTTCCACTACCCGCTTCAATGGCGTTAATGTGATCAATACCGCCAGGAAGATTGGGTAA